A window of Tepidisphaeraceae bacterium genomic DNA:
AGGATACGGGTCTGATCGTGCCGATCGGACGCTGGGTGATCAGCGAGGCCGTGCGCCAGGCGGCGGTCTGGCGGGCGCAGCTGCCCAGTTCGGTCCCGTTGCGCGTCGCGGTGAACGTGTCGCGCCGGCAACTGCAGGACCCGGGGCTCGTCGCGCACGTGCGTGCGCAACTGCAAACCCATGCGCTGGACCCGGCGGACCTGATGCTGGAGATCACCGAGAGCGTGATCATGGACGACCGCATCAACGCCCGGGACATGCTCGACCAGCTGCGCGCCATCGGCGTGCGCGTGGCGGTGGACGACTTTGGCACTGGCTATTCCAGCCTGAGCTGCCTGCATAAGTTTCCGGTCGACCTGCTGAAGGTCGACCGCGCGTTCATCGCCAACCTCGACCGCCGGCGCGACGCCGCCGTGCTGCACGCGGTGATGGACCTGGCGCACAACCTCAGCATGACCGTGGTCGCCGAGGGCATCGAGAAGGCCGAGCAGGTCGCGTTCCTGCAGGCGGTCGGGTGCGATCTGGGGCAGGGCTTCCTCTTCGCCAAGCCCCTGTCGGCCGACGAGGCGACCGCCTACCTCAGGCAATCGCGCATCGCCACGGCCGCCTGATGAATCAGCCAACCTCGTCGGCGACGCTCTGGATTCGCATCCCGTAGAACGAGCGGTAGACGAAGATCAACGCCACAGCGAAGAACGCAACCGCGAGGATGTGCCGCAGGTCAGCGTGCCCATCTTTGCTGAGCTGCAGCGCCAGTTCCACCGCGAGCAAACCGAAGAGCGTGCTGAACTTGATGATTGGGTTGAGCGCGACCGAGCTGGTGTCCTTGAACGGGTCGCCGACCGTGTCGCCGACGATCGAGGCATCATGCAACGGCGTGCCCTTGGCCCGCAGTTCGGTCTCGACGATCTTCTTGGCGTTGTCCCACGCGCCACCGGCGTTGGCCATGAAGATCGCCTGAAACAGGCCGACGATCGCCAGTCCGATCAGGAAGCCGATGAAGAAGTATTCCTCGATGAACGCGGTCGCCAGCGTCATGAAAAATATGGTAACGAAGATGTTAATCATCCCTTTTTGGGCATAAATAGTACAGATTTCAACGACCTTCTTGGAGTCTTCGGTGCTGGCCTTCGTCTCGCCATCGAGTTTCATCGTGCGCTTGATGTACTCGACGGCGCGGTACGCGCCGGTGATGACCGCCTGACAGCTGGCGCCGCTGAACCACATCACGACCGCGGCCCCCATGATGATGCCCAGCAGGAACGGCGCGTGCAGGATCGACAGCTTGGCGATGTTCTCGGTGACCGTCAGGCCGTCGGTCAGGATCATGATGAGCGAGAAGATCATCGTCGTGGCGCCCACGACGGCGGTGCCGATGAGCACGGGTTTTGCGGTGGCCTTGAACGTGTTGCCGGCACCGTCGTTCTCTTCCAGCAGCGTCTTGGCGGCGACGAAGTCGGCATCGGCGATGCCGAAGTTCTGCTGCAGGTCGGTCCGGATGTTCGGCTGTTCCTCAATCAGCGAAAGTTCGTAGACGCTTTGGGCGTTGTCGGTCACCGGGCCGTAACTGTCGACCGCGATCGTGACCGGCCCCATGCCCAGGAAGCCAAACGCCACCAGGCCAAACGCAAAGATCGCCTCGGCCGGCATGATCGACGCCAACCCTGTGTCTCTGCCACCGATCTGGCTGATGCCGTACGCGATCGCCATCAACCCGCCAATCGTGATGCCCCCCACCCAGAACGCGCTGAAGTTGCCCGATGACAGCCCCGACAGAATGTTGAGCGACGCCCCACCCTCCCGCGATGCCGTCACCACTTCCCGCACGTGCCGCGAGTGGACGGACGTGAAGACCTTCGTCACCTCAGGGATAATCGCCCCGGCCAGCGTGCCGCAGGTGATGATCGTCGCCAGCAGCCACCACAGGTCGGTATTGACGGTGCCATCGCGCATCGTGATCTCGTGGATCAAAAAGTACGAAGCGATGTACGTCGCCGCGATCGACAGGATCGAGGCGATCCACACCAGCGTCGTCAGCGGCACCTCGTAGTTGAAACTGCGCACGTTGGCGAAGCGCGACTTGGCGATGGCCTCGTTGACGAAGTAGGCCAGCCCCGACGTGATGACCATCAGCAGGCGCATCGCGAAGATCCAGACGAGCAACTGCACCTGAACCACCGGGCTGGCGATCGCCAGCAGGATGAATGCGATCAGCGCCACGCCGGTCACACCGTACGTTTCGAACCCGTCGGCCGATGGGCCGACCGAGTCGCCCGCGTTGTCGCCCACGCAGTCGGCGATCACGCCGGGGTTGCGGGCGTCGTCCTCCTTGATCTTGAAGACGATCTTCATCAGGTCGGCGCCGATGTCGGCGATCTTCGTAAAGATGCCGCCGGCCACGCGCAGCGCCGCGGCGCCGAGCGATTCACCGATCGCAAAGCCGATGAAGCAGGCGCCGGCAAGGTTCGGTGGCACGAACAGCAGGATGCAGAGCATCAGGAACAGCTCGACGCTGATCAGCACCATGCCGATCGACATGCCGGCCTTCAGCGGGATCGCGTAGCACGGATACCCGTACCCGCGGAGCGACGCATGCGCGGTGCGGCTGTTGGCGAACGTATTAACGCGAATGCCGAACCACGCGACCGCGGTCGAACCGGCCATGCCGATCAGGCTGAACGCGACGATCATCGCCACGCTGCCCATTGGGTAGCCCGCGGTCATCTGCGCCACACCATCCAGGATCACGCCAGTCGGGTACTCGGCGAGAAAACCGAAGTAAGCGACCACCGCGATCGTCATCAGCGCCCACAGCCCCATCAGGAACCGGCCCTGGGTGAACAGGTACGTTTTGCACGTCTCGTAGATTAGCTCCGACACCTCCAGCATCGTGCGGTGCGCGGGCATGCGCTTCAGCTGCGCGCAGATCATCAAGCCAAACAGCAGCCCAAGCAGCGGGATGAACATGCCCGCCAGGAGCAGTGTGTGACCGCTAAGGCCGAAGAAATCCACGGCGTTGGCATCGCTTAATTCGGCTGGGATGTGAAGGTCTGCCTCACTGGCAGCTGCGATGGACGGAACGAGCAGCGACGACGCAACAACGACAAGCGGTACGGCCCGCCTGGAAAGGGTTGCTACCTGCATAGGATTTTCCGCTCCAGAGATGATTAAAGGCGAGCGGCACGACCGGAATGTCCCCGATCACCGAGACCGCCGCGCCCGTTTCCTTGTGCGGCATCATAACACCCGCGCGGGTCCTGCCCAATCCTGATAATTCGGTCTGACAATCTCGATTGGTCCGACCGCCTCCCCACAGGGAGGAGGCTCCTCGCTTCATACGTGCGCGTTGCGCGCTCGTGGCGCTGCCGGCGCACGCGCGCGGTTATCACGCGCCATCGAAGATGACGAAAGCCGACGTGAACGGCGCAACGGTGATCGCCGTCCCTACCCGGCGGCCATCGTCCAGCATGTCCCGCCCCGTTGCCGGCAGGTTGATCACGTGCGGCACCGCATCCCAGTTCACGATCGCCCAGGCCTTGCGGCCATCAACCGCGGTGTGTGGGAAAAGGGAAACGCGCTCCGGTGTCGGCACGAGATCAATCCCTTCGCGCCGAAGGATGTCGCCGTAAACCACCGCCCGCTCGGCCGGCTCGATCCGGCTGCCCAGCACGTAGATGCGGCCCTTGCCAAACGGTCGGCTGATGCCCCACGCCGCCTTACCGAGCCGTGGGTGGTCGTACGTGCCCAGCACCTCGTCATCGACCGACGCGTCGAACACGATCGACCGCATGCTGGCGTGCGCCCTCGTGCCATTGGCGAGCGTGATGCCGTTGCCAGTACCTTTGCCGAGCGACAGCGTGAACTTCGTGCGGAATCCAAGCATCGCCTCGACCGCGCCCAGTTCACCCTCGGTCGGCACGGTGTGATCGCGATCGCGGTACCCGCAGTACGGCCCCGCGACCCACGCGCCGCCATTCTCAAGATGCTCGCGCATGCGCTGCAGGAAGTCGCTCGACGCGTGCGGCAGGTAGGGCGAGAAGACGATGCGATACCCCGTCACCGGCGCCTGGTCGTAGATCACGTCGCGCCACAGGCCAAGTCGGCGCAGCGTCTGGTACTCCTCTTCCAGACGGGCGCGAAAGTTGAAGTTCGGTTCTAGCCCGGCCACCCGGTCGACGAAAAAGAAATGTCCGTTCGTCTCCGATCTCACGAACGCAGCCGGTGCGCGTGCGGGTCGAAACTCGCGCAACAGTGGCTCCAGTTGCTGCCGTAACTTGCTGATCTTCTCGATCTCGTGCCACCCGCTCGACGGGCGACCGGCCACGCTGACGATCGCGTTGTGGTCGATCTCAGCGCCCGCCCTCTGTTGCCGCCAGGGCCAGTAGCTAAGCCCGTGCGACCCACTGGCGAAGTTCATCATCGCAAAGCATGGCAACCACCCTGCCGGCGCCAGCTCACCATACAGGTACCCCTCCGAGCCGGTCTCCATCGTCCAGAACGGCGTGCCCGCTTTCAGGCAGCGAAAGCAGTCAAATCGGTACAGGACGTGCTCAGGATGGTGGCCGTCCACATAGGTGTCGGTCGCGGCGAAGTCGAGTTCGCGCGTGAGGTCCCACTCGTCGACGCTGTCCTCACTGTTGTGCGTGATCGGCGCATAGCTGTACTTTCGAATCACCTCTATCTGCTCGCGCTGAAACGCGACTACGGAGTCGTTCATGTACCGCCGATAGTTCGTCAACAGCGACATGCTGTGCGAGTAGGTCGGAAGTGGCCACGGCGCGGGCACCTGCTCGAACGCGCCGTACCGTTGGCTCCAGACTTCGGTGCCCCACGAGGCGTTCAATGCTTCGATGTCACCGTCGTACCGCGCGCGCAACCACTCGTGCCAACCCGCGATGGCCGGTTCTGACAGCGACAGCTTCTGGTGGCCGCGCAGCTCGTTGTCCGTCTGCCATGCGATGAGCGCCGGGTGATCGCCGAGCCCCTGTGCCACCGCCTCGTTCACGCATCGACAATAATCGCGGAACAGCGGGTTGTTGTAGTCAGCCTGCTGCCGACCACCATGGCCATACTGACGGCCGCTCTGGTCGACGTAACCCAGTTCGGGGCGCGTGTGCAGCAACCACGCCGGCGGCGTAGCAGTGGGCGTGCAGAG
This region includes:
- a CDS encoding sodium-translocating pyrophosphatase produces the protein MQVATLSRRAVPLVVVASSLLVPSIAAASEADLHIPAELSDANAVDFFGLSGHTLLLAGMFIPLLGLLFGLMICAQLKRMPAHRTMLEVSELIYETCKTYLFTQGRFLMGLWALMTIAVVAYFGFLAEYPTGVILDGVAQMTAGYPMGSVAMIVAFSLIGMAGSTAVAWFGIRVNTFANSRTAHASLRGYGYPCYAIPLKAGMSIGMVLISVELFLMLCILLFVPPNLAGACFIGFAIGESLGAAALRVAGGIFTKIADIGADLMKIVFKIKEDDARNPGVIADCVGDNAGDSVGPSADGFETYGVTGVALIAFILLAIASPVVQVQLLVWIFAMRLLMVITSGLAYFVNEAIAKSRFANVRSFNYEVPLTTLVWIASILSIAATYIASYFLIHEITMRDGTVNTDLWWLLATIITCGTLAGAIIPEVTKVFTSVHSRHVREVVTASREGGASLNILSGLSSGNFSAFWVGGITIGGLMAIAYGISQIGGRDTGLASIMPAEAIFAFGLVAFGFLGMGPVTIAVDSYGPVTDNAQSVYELSLIEEQPNIRTDLQQNFGIADADFVAAKTLLEENDGAGNTFKATAKPVLIGTAVVGATTMIFSLIMILTDGLTVTENIAKLSILHAPFLLGIIMGAAVVMWFSGASCQAVITGAYRAVEYIKRTMKLDGETKASTEDSKKVVEICTIYAQKGMINIFVTIFFMTLATAFIEEYFFIGFLIGLAIVGLFQAIFMANAGGAWDNAKKIVETELRAKGTPLHDASIVGDTVGDPFKDTSSVALNPIIKFSTLFGLLAVELALQLSKDGHADLRHILAVAFFAVALIFVYRSFYGMRIQSVADEVG
- a CDS encoding beta-galactosidase — translated: MAQKPVLRLGAAWYPEQWGRDVLEQDVRLMVQLGINAVRVGEFAWARFEPAEGRFETQWMRDAMDLAHAHDIGVVLCTPTATPPAWLLHTRPELGYVDQSGRQYGHGGRQQADYNNPLFRDYCRCVNEAVAQGLGDHPALIAWQTDNELRGHQKLSLSEPAIAGWHEWLRARYDGDIEALNASWGTEVWSQRYGAFEQVPAPWPLPTYSHSMSLLTNYRRYMNDSVVAFQREQIEVIRKYSYAPITHNSEDSVDEWDLTRELDFAATDTYVDGHHPEHVLYRFDCFRCLKAGTPFWTMETGSEGYLYGELAPAGWLPCFAMMNFASGSHGLSYWPWRQQRAGAEIDHNAIVSVAGRPSSGWHEIEKISKLRQQLEPLLREFRPARAPAAFVRSETNGHFFFVDRVAGLEPNFNFRARLEEEYQTLRRLGLWRDVIYDQAPVTGYRIVFSPYLPHASSDFLQRMREHLENGGAWVAGPYCGYRDRDHTVPTEGELGAVEAMLGFRTKFTLSLGKGTGNGITLANGTRAHASMRSIVFDASVDDEVLGTYDHPRLGKAAWGISRPFGKGRIYVLGSRIEPAERAVVYGDILRREGIDLVPTPERVSLFPHTAVDGRKAWAIVNWDAVPHVINLPATGRDMLDDGRRVGTAITVAPFTSAFVIFDGA